The following coding sequences are from one Clostridioides difficile ATCC 9689 = DSM 1296 window:
- a CDS encoding N-acetylmuramoyl-L-alanine amidase, with the protein MKVVIIPGHTLIGKGTGAVGYINESKETRILNDLIVKWLKIGGATVYTGRVDESSNHLADQCAIANKQETDLAVQIHFNSNATTSTTVGTETIYKTNNGKTYAERVNTRLATVFKDRGAKSDVRGLYWLNHTIAPAILIEVCFVDSKADTDYYVNNKDKVAKLIAEGILNKSISNSQGGGENKVYENVIVYTGDADKVAAQILHWQLKDSLIIEASSYKQGLGKKVYVVGGEANKLVKGDVVINGADRYETVKLALQEIDKL; encoded by the coding sequence TTGAAAGTAGTAATAATACCAGGGCACACTTTAATTGGAAAAGGTACAGGAGCTGTTGGGTATATAAACGAAAGCAAAGAAACAAGAATACTGAATGACTTAATTGTTAAATGGCTTAAAATAGGTGGAGCTACTGTTTATACAGGAAGAGTTGATGAATCAAGTAATCATTTAGCAGACCAATGTGCTATAGCAAATAAACAGGAAACTGATTTGGCTGTTCAGATTCATTTTAATTCAAATGCTACAACTTCAACTACAGTAGGGACAGAAACAATATATAAGACTAATAATGGCAAAACCTATGCAGAAAGAGTGAATACTAGGTTAGCTACAGTATTCAAAGATAGGGGTGCAAAGTCTGATGTTAGAGGTCTTTATTGGCTTAATCATACTATTGCACCAGCAATATTAATAGAAGTATGTTTTGTAGATAGTAAAGCAGATACAGATTATTATGTTAATAATAAAGATAAAGTTGCTAAATTGATAGCAGAAGGTATACTAAACAAATCTATATCAAATTCTCAAGGGGGAGGGGAAAATAAAGTGTATGAAAATGTAATCGTTTATACAGGTGATGCTGATAAAGTGGCTGCTCAGATTTTACATTGGCAATTGAAAGATTCTTTAATAATTGAGGCGTCTAGTTATAAGCAAGGTTTAGGTAAAAAGGTTTATGTTGTAGGTGGAGAAGCTAATAAACTTGTAAAAGGTG
- a CDS encoding deoxycytidylate deaminase, translated as MNKKLENRCSWQEYFMRLCETVAERGTCDRAYVGAIIVNSENRIVSTGYNGSISGDKHCSEVGHEMRDGHCIRTIHAEQNALYYCAKEGISVKNCSIYVTHFPCLNCTKAIIQAGIKHIYYRTGYRIDEYAIKLLQSSNVLYTKL; from the coding sequence TTGAATAAAAAACTTGAAAATAGATGCTCATGGCAAGAATATTTTATGAGACTGTGCGAAACAGTAGCTGAAAGAGGAACTTGTGATAGAGCTTATGTAGGAGCTATAATTGTCAATTCAGAAAACAGAATAGTGTCTACTGGATATAATGGTAGTATTTCTGGAGATAAGCATTGTAGTGAAGTTGGTCATGAAATGAGAGATGGACATTGTATTAGAACCATTCACGCTGAACAAAATGCCCTTTATTATTGTGCAAAAGAAGGTATTTCAGTTAAAAATTGCTCTATTTATGTAACTCACTTTCCTTGCTTAAATTGTACTAAGGCTATAATTCAAGCTGGAATTAAACATATATATTATAGAACTGGATATAGAATAGATGAATATGCTATAAAATTATTGCAATCAAGTAATGTCTTATATACAAAATTATAA